In the genome of Methylomagnum ishizawai, the window CCAGGATGAACAAGCGGCCCTCCGGCTTCAGGACGCGCTCGGCTTCCCGCAGGACCTGGTGGCGGTCGGTCTCGAATTCGATGACATGGGGCAGGATCAAGACATCGACACTTTCGCTATCGATGGGGAGTTCGGTGGCGGCGGCGATCAGCGAATGCGGCCTTAAACTGGAGGCGGGGGGAATATCATCGACCAGCACGAAATCGCCCAGGAATTCGGGGTCGATATATAGCGTTTCCGAGCCTAATAAACCAACTTGTAATGTTTTTTGATTATAAGTAAGCTTTAGGGCCGATTGCAGGTAGGATGCCTCTATTGTTTGCAGGATTTGTCCAAGGGTCGAGACGAGATACCATTCCAGAAACTTTTCACGCGAGTGGAGCAACGGCGTTTGATTGGTTTTCATACATGAAGCGCTGGCGTGCCGCAATAACCTACCCGAATTGAACGCAGAGGAAACGACCATGACCCGGCCTAAACCCAACGCGCAGTGGCTGTGCTGCGCATCGATCATCGTCCTGTCCTTGAGCGCCTGCTCGCATAACGGGGGTAAGCTGAAGAATGGGGCCAATTTAACCGAGAACGCGCAACCAGCGTCAACGTCCGGCGAAAAAAAATCCCGCTCATCGACCGCCCGGACTTCCGGCAAGTGGCTCCGCAAGAAGGATAAGACCGTAGCTTCCACGGGAGGCTCATCCAGTAGTACCTCGCAATACGACAACCTCTGGGAACGATTGTTCGATCTCTACGACCTCCCGCCCATCGAACACGAGGAGATCGACCGCGAGTTCTCGTGGTTCCTGAACCACCCGACCTACATCCAGCGCGTGCAGCAACGCGCCGAGCCTTTCCTCTATTCCATCGTCCGCCAGGTCGAGAAACACGATATTCCGGGCGAAATCGCGCTGTTGCCGGTGATCGAGAGCGCGTTCCAGCCGCATGTGGTGTCCCCGGCCAACGCCGCCGGCATCTGGCAATTCATCCCGTCCACCGGGCGCATGTACGGGCTGAAGCAGAGCCGCTATTACGACGGGCGGCGCGATGTCTACGCCTCCACCCGCGCCGCCATCAAATACCTGAAGAAGCTGCACAAGGATTTCAATGGCGATTGGCTGCTCGCCATCGCCGCCTACAATTGCGGCGAGGGCGCGGTGGGCCGGGCGGTCCAGCGGAACGCCAACCGTGGCCTGCCCACCGATTTCTGGTCCTTGGATTTGCCGCAGGAAACCCGGACCTACGTGCCGCGGTTGCTGGCGGTATCGAAAATCTTCGTCGAAGCCGACCAACACGGTATCGACCTCCGCGCCATCCCCAACCAAGCCCAATACAAAGCTGTCAAGCTTAACCAACCGCTTGATCTGGCCCTGGCCGCCGATGCCGCCGATATGTCGCTGGATCAACTGTTCGCGCTGAATCCGGGCTTCAAGCGCCAGCATACCGATGTCTCCGGCAGCTATCACCTGTTCATCCCCGCCGACAAGAAGACCGCCGATTTCAAGGAGGAATTGGAGCGGCTGGTCCAGGAAAGGCAGACCTCCGGCGGTTTCCAGGTCGGACAGCAAGAACTGGGATCGGATAGCGCCGCCGCTGTCGAGAGTAGCCCGGCCTTGGCTACTCTCGACAGCGTGGAGCCGGAAGCGACCCCGGTCGCCTATACGCCGGACCCAACCCCTGTTAAATCCAGGTTTTCGGCGCGGCAGGCGGCGGCCACCCTGGCCGTCTATCAGCCGGACGGCCCGGAACCCACCGCCACGCCCCAGCCCGTGGCCGAACCGGAACCGCCCCAGGACGGCCAGGAATCCGATTTTTCCAAGCCCTTGTCGGAACGGGAACTGACCCCGGTGTCCCCTTCTTCCAGCTATCGGCTTGATAGCCAGGATTCCACCGCCCCGGATGACGCGGCCCTTGAGGAAGAACAACGGGAAGCCAGGGCGCGCGCCGCCCGTGAGGAACGCGCCGCCGCCAAGGCCCGCGAGCGGGAAGAGCGCGAGGCCCAGAAAGAGCGCCTAGCCCGTGCCGAGCGTGAATCCGCCAAGGAACGGGAGAAGGAGGCCAAGGCACGCGAATTGCGCGAAAAGTTCGCCCATCGCGACGAAGCCACCGGCAAGCATTCCGCCAAGGACGCGGACAAAGGCCGCGACGCCCACGACCGTCGCCACCCAGGCGAACTCGCCGCCGCCGAGGACAAATTCCGCGATGCCGGTTCGAAGAAAGGCAATTACACCGTGCAGCCCGGCGAAACCCTGTGGGCCGTGGCCCGCAAGCATTCGGTCGATGTCGGGCAACTGGCCAAATGGAACAATATCTCCGAGCAAACCCAGGTCAAGGCCGGGCAGAACCTGGTGGTCTGGGGTAAGGATGCCGGTAAGAAGCTGGTGATGGCGAGTGCCGGGATACGGCCTTCCCAGTCGATCAAGAGCTACACCATCAAGGCCGGCGATACCCTGTTCTCGATTTCCCGCCGCTTCAATGTCAGCGTGGCAGAATTGCGCAAGTGGAACGGCGGCTCCAGCCTCGACAAGCAAATCCAGCCGGGCAAGAACATCACCGTCCAGAACGAGAAGGACTGATCCGGTCCTTGCCGCTTTCCGACCCGCCCCGCCGCCCGGCGGGGCAGTTGCCCTCACTCCCGCGGCGTCAAGTTTCCCGGCAGCGCTACATGGCTGATCACGTAGCGGTGCTTGCCGGAAGCCTCGGGCGGGAGGCTCCCCACCAGGTTCACCTCCACCCGCACCGGGCTTGCCATCCGCAGCCGTAACAGCCGGACGATCTCCTCCCGCGCCCCGTCGCGCCAAGCGGCGTTGGGGACGATGGACACCTCCAGATGCTCCGGCGTCCATTGCACGATCTTGAATTCCCCCACGCCCTCGACCGCTCTCGGCACGTAGATCAGCGCCAGGGCGTGCATGATGGTCCCGTCCGGGCGCACCACGAAATCCGTGGTCCGGCCCACGACCTCGGCCACGACATGCAGGCCGCGCCCGTCCCGGCAGGTTTCCCCGGAGGCGCGGGCCATGTCGCCGGTGCGGTAGCGGAGGAAGGGCTGGGCTTCGGAGCAAAGATTGGTCAGCGTGACTTCGCCGGTTTCGCCCGCCGCCACGGGCCGACCTTGCGGGTCCAGGAGTTCCAGCAGGATCGTTTCGCTATTGACCAGCAATTGCCCGGCGGGCGATTCCAGCGCGACCAGTCCGCCGTCGCGGCAGCCGTATTCGTTGGCGACCGGCACGCCGAATACTTCCCCGATGAGGCGCCGTTGTTCCGGCAACAGGGGTTCCCCGGTGGCGCAGACCACCTTGAGCCGGTGCGTGTTGAGGCTCGCGCCCCGGTTGCGGGCGTGTTGGGCCAATAGGGCCAGGCTGCTGGCATAGCCGTAGACGCAGGCGGGATCGAAACGCTGTATCCGCCCGAGATATTCGTCCATAGCCGGGACCGACATGGCGAAGGCATTCAACAGCAATTGGTTGAACAGCCGGTCGCGGAAGGTCTTGATCCGGTCGGTCTTGTTCAACTCCACCGGCGCACCCCACAGGAACACTTCCGGCTCGCCGACCTCGATCCCCCACCAACGCCGCGCCCGCATCCTCGTGGCGGCGTCGGCGGCCTGCCGGGACCGGCCATAGTAGAAGATCAAGGGCTGGCCGCTGGAACCGCCGGTGTTGTAGCGGAACGCCCCGCCCGGCACGGACTTCCAGACCATGGCCTCGCGGTGGGCCTGGGCATCGGTCTTGTCCATGGTCGGCAGCCGCCGGAAGTCCTCCAGGCTCAATTCCGCGTCGCCGTCGAGCGCCAGCCCGGCGGCGCGGAGGCGTCCGGCGTGCCAAGGGCTGTGTGCCAGGGCGGTGTGGAGCAACGCCTTGAGCTTCCGCAGTTGCAGGCGTTCCAGCGCCGTCCGGTCCAGCCATTGGCTGCGTTCCAATTCGGCCAGATAGGCGAAGGTCGGGCGTTGC includes:
- a CDS encoding class I SAM-dependent methyltransferase; its protein translation is MKTNQTPLLHSREKFLEWYLVSTLGQILQTIEASYLQSALKLTYNQKTLQVGLLGSETLYIDPEFLGDFVLVDDIPPASSLRPHSLIAAATELPIDSESVDVLILPHVIEFETDRHQVLREAERVLKPEGRLFILGINPWNPHGLIGHLPREPAVWHTRSVSSHRMLDWLGLLKFEAEYNAAFSISTSQVLGRPDSLWDRTKAELSFAYAIKAIKRRYTLIPLKPQWINAPSLAAGHMFEQPKILTLDE
- a CDS encoding lytic transglycosylase; the protein is MTRPKPNAQWLCCASIIVLSLSACSHNGGKLKNGANLTENAQPASTSGEKKSRSSTARTSGKWLRKKDKTVASTGGSSSSTSQYDNLWERLFDLYDLPPIEHEEIDREFSWFLNHPTYIQRVQQRAEPFLYSIVRQVEKHDIPGEIALLPVIESAFQPHVVSPANAAGIWQFIPSTGRMYGLKQSRYYDGRRDVYASTRAAIKYLKKLHKDFNGDWLLAIAAYNCGEGAVGRAVQRNANRGLPTDFWSLDLPQETRTYVPRLLAVSKIFVEADQHGIDLRAIPNQAQYKAVKLNQPLDLALAADAADMSLDQLFALNPGFKRQHTDVSGSYHLFIPADKKTADFKEELERLVQERQTSGGFQVGQQELGSDSAAAVESSPALATLDSVEPEATPVAYTPDPTPVKSRFSARQAAATLAVYQPDGPEPTATPQPVAEPEPPQDGQESDFSKPLSERELTPVSPSSSYRLDSQDSTAPDDAALEEEQREARARAAREERAAAKAREREEREAQKERLARAERESAKEREKEAKARELREKFAHRDEATGKHSAKDADKGRDAHDRRHPGELAAAEDKFRDAGSKKGNYTVQPGETLWAVARKHSVDVGQLAKWNNISEQTQVKAGQNLVVWGKDAGKKLVMASAGIRPSQSIKSYTIKAGDTLFSISRRFNVSVAELRKWNGGSSLDKQIQPGKNITVQNEKD
- a CDS encoding phenylacetate--CoA ligase family protein yields the protein MHPALVRHLWFPLHERLMQRPTFAYLAELERSQWLDRTALERLQLRKLKALLHTALAHSPWHAGRLRAAGLALDGDAELSLEDFRRLPTMDKTDAQAHREAMVWKSVPGGAFRYNTGGSSGQPLIFYYGRSRQAADAATRMRARRWWGIEVGEPEVFLWGAPVELNKTDRIKTFRDRLFNQLLLNAFAMSVPAMDEYLGRIQRFDPACVYGYASSLALLAQHARNRGASLNTHRLKVVCATGEPLLPEQRRLIGEVFGVPVANEYGCRDGGLVALESPAGQLLVNSETILLELLDPQGRPVAAGETGEVTLTNLCSEAQPFLRYRTGDMARASGETCRDGRGLHVVAEVVGRTTDFVVRPDGTIMHALALIYVPRAVEGVGEFKIVQWTPEHLEVSIVPNAAWRDGAREEIVRLLRLRMASPVRVEVNLVGSLPPEASGKHRYVISHVALPGNLTPRE